The following proteins come from a genomic window of Ferrovibrio sp. MS7:
- a CDS encoding phage tail protein: protein MDAFYGEIRAFPYQFCPWDWEECNGQELQVQQFQALYAVIGNLYGGTPGQTFKLPDLRGQAAMHFGTYVNPQANPPEWADYTCTESSGVDTVTLQYTEMAAHYHTLQTIPTQTRLTAPSSSALIGPPAFRLKAGNNYTYSLFSAAAADTTLAANSVTPVGSGTAHDNHQPFLVIRYCICVNGWWPPRPS from the coding sequence ATGGATGCCTTCTACGGTGAGATCAGGGCGTTTCCCTACCAGTTCTGTCCCTGGGATTGGGAGGAATGTAACGGCCAGGAGCTGCAAGTGCAGCAATTTCAGGCGCTCTATGCCGTCATCGGCAACCTGTATGGCGGCACCCCGGGTCAAACTTTCAAGCTGCCGGATTTGCGCGGCCAGGCGGCGATGCATTTCGGCACCTACGTCAACCCGCAGGCAAATCCGCCCGAGTGGGCGGACTACACCTGTACGGAAAGCAGCGGCGTCGATACGGTTACGCTGCAATACACGGAAATGGCGGCCCACTACCATACCCTGCAAACCATTCCCACCCAGACGCGACTGACGGCTCCCAGTTCAAGCGCTTTGATCGGCCCGCCCGCCTTCAGGCTCAAGGCGGGGAACAACTACACCTATTCGCTCTTCAGCGCTGCCGCTGCGGATACCACTCTGGCTGCGAACTCGGTGACCCCGGTCGGCTCCGGTACCGCGCATGACAATCATCAGCCCTTCCTGGTGATCCGCTACTGCATATGCGTGAACGGCTGGTGGCCGCCAAGACCGAGCTGA
- a CDS encoding GNAT family N-acetyltransferase translates to MRERLVAAKTELIAPMPEPQRGALPWLPLPASLRRQRIGLRPERGLESESVAGSGAESSDRDFLGLLYASTRLHEMAASGWPMSLQQRFLADQFRLQDQHYRSHYPGMARHIIERGGAPLGRLYLWRRDYSKQDDDPETAGVTAGPGEELRVVDISLLPEWRGSGIGGDLLRGVQAMAAAAGGFVSLNVLQGNPALRLYQRLGFKPVHSDGAYTLMHWRG, encoded by the coding sequence ATGCGTGAACGGCTGGTGGCCGCCAAGACCGAGCTGATCGCGCCCATGCCGGAGCCGCAGCGCGGGGCGCTGCCATGGCTGCCGCTGCCGGCCAGCCTGCGGCGGCAGCGGATCGGCTTGCGGCCGGAACGCGGGCTGGAAAGCGAAAGCGTGGCCGGGAGTGGGGCAGAGAGCAGCGACCGTGATTTTCTCGGCCTGCTCTATGCCAGCACGCGATTGCATGAAATGGCTGCCAGCGGCTGGCCGATGAGCCTGCAGCAGCGTTTCCTCGCCGACCAGTTCCGGCTGCAGGACCAGCATTACCGCAGCCATTATCCCGGCATGGCCCGCCATATCATCGAGCGCGGCGGTGCACCGCTCGGGCGGCTCTACCTTTGGCGCCGCGACTATTCCAAGCAGGATGATGATCCCGAAACAGCCGGCGTCACGGCTGGCCCCGGCGAGGAATTGCGCGTGGTCGATATCTCGCTGTTGCCGGAATGGCGCGGCAGCGGCATTGGCGGCGATCTGCTGCGCGGCGTGCAGGCCATGGCGGCGGCGGCCGGCGGATTCGTCTCGCTCAATGTGTTGCAGGGCAATCCGGCTTTGCGGCTGTACCAGCGGCTCGGCTTCAAGCCGGTGCACAGCGATGGCGCCTATACGCTGATGCACTGGCGGGGCTGA
- a CDS encoding VapE domain-containing protein — MNKPSVPVECSSDQAVDFLGRMFPQQPWHLVAIDMKGRVEARTFLANDCEEMSDWIEVRQGGANLYFHVNKLRPGVVNKKATKNDVAAALFVHVDIDDTGAEERLRSFSLPPTVIVFSGGGYHGYWRLDEPADDLLRVEAINKLVAEVVGGDHCHNIDRLMRLPGTVNIPNAKKLASGRKPAHARVVDASWALSYSLSDFPQGDAPKLASPKGAMAQNAPLVPVGFDALPPTLSPETRSLIQEGDDPERPRDGDNPRYRSRSEVVFKVSCDLARAGCTEEIIAGVLTNPAFKISHSVLEKKSPQRYALRQARSALAAITSGWPDVDKSGGPKPTMRNAVVALQRISVSFSHDLFRHRKIVNGNTLDEHAGEVSDDACAILRAAIIENFDFDPKAENVRDAITQLCLENAFHPIRQMLDALAWDGVPRLNRWLTTYLGAADTPLNEAISKIVLIAAVRRVRQPGVKFDTIVILEGEQGTGKSTALQILAGPGNHSDNEILTLDTKAQIEAMEGVWIFELGEVSGLNKSEVEKVKAFASRQVDRARMSYARYSDSRKRQAIFVGTTNESNYLKDRTGNRRFLPVRTGTINLEALRRDRDQLLAEAALREAQGESIVLPQALWAIAAAEQEARLEEDPWLEKLAGIRGRVAGEEVRAFTSDLLGEILGIPVERQHNGHAKRLAGLMRGLGWMPGKFKVEGKTVRGFSRPKPEGHVDDSTPTGSGHPF; from the coding sequence ATGAACAAGCCATCTGTTCCTGTCGAATGCAGTTCCGACCAGGCCGTCGATTTCCTCGGCCGGATGTTTCCGCAACAACCCTGGCACCTTGTCGCTATCGACATGAAGGGCAGAGTCGAGGCACGCACCTTCTTGGCCAATGACTGCGAAGAAATGAGCGACTGGATTGAGGTTAGACAGGGGGGAGCCAATCTTTATTTCCACGTCAATAAGCTTCGCCCTGGCGTTGTGAACAAAAAGGCCACCAAGAACGATGTTGCTGCGGCGCTCTTCGTGCATGTCGATATCGATGATACGGGCGCCGAGGAGCGTCTTCGCAGCTTTTCGCTTCCACCGACCGTGATTGTGTTTTCCGGCGGCGGATACCACGGTTATTGGAGGCTGGACGAGCCAGCGGATGATCTGCTCCGCGTGGAGGCCATTAACAAACTGGTTGCTGAGGTGGTCGGCGGCGACCATTGCCACAACATCGACCGCCTTATGCGGCTACCAGGTACGGTAAACATTCCGAATGCCAAGAAACTGGCTTCCGGGCGCAAGCCCGCTCATGCTCGTGTCGTGGATGCGAGTTGGGCGTTGAGCTATTCGCTGAGCGACTTCCCGCAGGGCGACGCTCCGAAGCTGGCCAGCCCGAAGGGGGCGATGGCGCAGAATGCGCCTCTTGTTCCGGTTGGTTTCGACGCGTTGCCGCCCACGCTGTCGCCGGAAACGCGATCACTGATTCAGGAAGGGGACGATCCCGAACGCCCACGTGATGGCGATAATCCGCGTTACCGCTCGCGTAGTGAGGTGGTTTTCAAGGTGTCGTGCGATCTGGCACGCGCCGGCTGTACGGAGGAAATTATTGCGGGCGTTTTGACTAATCCGGCCTTCAAGATTTCACATTCGGTCTTGGAGAAGAAGTCACCGCAGCGGTATGCACTGAGGCAAGCGCGCTCTGCTCTTGCCGCCATAACGAGCGGTTGGCCGGATGTCGATAAAAGTGGCGGGCCGAAGCCGACCATGCGCAATGCAGTTGTCGCCCTTCAGCGCATTAGCGTGAGTTTCTCGCATGATCTGTTCCGCCATCGCAAAATAGTGAATGGCAATACTCTTGATGAGCATGCGGGCGAAGTGAGTGACGATGCCTGCGCCATATTGCGGGCCGCTATCATTGAGAATTTTGATTTCGATCCTAAAGCTGAGAACGTGCGTGACGCAATTACTCAGCTTTGTCTGGAGAATGCATTCCATCCGATCCGGCAGATGCTTGATGCCTTGGCCTGGGATGGTGTGCCAAGGCTTAATCGTTGGCTCACCACGTATCTAGGTGCTGCCGACACGCCGCTGAACGAAGCGATTAGCAAGATTGTGCTGATTGCCGCAGTTCGGCGGGTCCGCCAGCCGGGCGTGAAATTCGATACTATCGTCATCCTGGAAGGCGAGCAGGGCACCGGCAAATCCACGGCGCTGCAAATCTTGGCTGGCCCCGGCAACCACTCCGACAATGAAATCCTCACCCTCGACACCAAGGCCCAGATCGAGGCAATGGAGGGCGTGTGGATTTTTGAACTGGGTGAGGTATCCGGCCTCAATAAAAGTGAGGTGGAAAAGGTCAAGGCTTTTGCTTCACGGCAAGTAGACCGGGCACGCATGTCCTATGCCCGCTATTCCGATAGCCGGAAGCGGCAAGCCATATTCGTGGGCACCACCAACGAAAGTAATTACCTGAAGGATCGCACCGGCAACCGCCGTTTCCTGCCCGTAAGGACGGGCACTATCAACCTGGAGGCGTTGCGGCGCGACCGCGACCAGCTTTTGGCCGAGGCGGCGCTACGCGAGGCTCAGGGCGAGAGTATCGTGTTGCCGCAGGCTTTGTGGGCGATTGCCGCCGCCGAGCAGGAGGCTCGGCTTGAGGAAGACCCCTGGCTGGAAAAGCTGGCCGGTATTCGGGGCCGGGTGGCCGGGGAGGAGGTTCGAGCGTTCACCAGCGATTTGCTCGGCGAGATTTTAGGCATCCCCGTTGAGCGCCAGCACAATGGCCATGCCAAGCGGCTTGCGGGCTTGATGCGTGGTCTTGGCTGGATGCCCGGCAAGTTTAAGGTGGAGGGTAAAACCGTGCGCGGCTTCAGCCGACCGAAGCCCGAGGGGCATGTCGATGACAGCACGCCAACTGGCTCGGGTCATCCATTCTAG